Below is a genomic region from Leptolyngbya boryana PCC 6306.
CTGCGCGGCTTAAATCTCGAACTCGAAGGTCAGTTGCTTTATCCCGTGCGAACTCAGCTTCAGCGATCGATTATCTATACCGATCCCGTAGAAATGATGCAGCAGGGGCACTATCGTCAGACCTTATTTGATCATATTGAGCGATTGCAGTCCGCAATTCTTCAAGGACTCCCGATCGAGCTATGTCAACGCAGCAACCCTTATGTCCCTGAAGAAACAGGACAACGCCTGCGAGTCTATGGCCTACAGCTTGTGTATGCAGATATTGCTTGGTACTTGCTATGCGAACACTTAGACAACGAGCATCTCTCGATCGTGCGCCTGGATCGGCTCAGCGACCATTTTCAAATTCTCAATCCCCAAGGTCGAGGACTAGAGCAACAATTTCAAAGCTTGCAGATCGCCCATCAACTCCTCACTACAGGATGGGGATTATATCTAGGAAGCGTCGAAGCCCAACAACAAGAACGGCTTGCACAACTCGAACCCATTGCAGTTCTTGTGCGATTTTTTCCGCCGGTCGTTGACTTCATTCTCGAAGGAGAACGGCGACATCCGACTCAGAAAGTGCGGCGCGGCAAACACGGAAGCTATGTAGATTATCATGTGACATTACCAGAGCGATCGCTGAGTGAATTTCTGCACTGGGTAAATCGGTTTATGGGGGCAGCAGAAATCCTAGCTCCTGCGTCTTTACAAGAGCGCCATTATCAATCCGCGATCGCTTTGGTACAAAGATATGAAACTTGATCGATGCTTCGCCAATCTCGACTTCACCCAACCTCGATAAAATAGCGCTTTGCTGATCTCTTGCGAGGGAACAGTGAACGATTGAGGAATTACCGTGCTTGATTTTGAATCTTTTCGATTCAGTTGGCGATACCATAGAAAGGCATAGACAGAACGGCTCAACAGTCTCATCCGATCCACTTTCGATGGTTAGCATAAATTCCAATCTCAATCCTCATTGGAGATTTCAAAGTGAGGCGCACTTGGAAGACTTCGTTTGGAATAATTTGAGCGCGCTGTTTAATTTGAAGGGTTTAGCGCGTCAGTACTCGCTTCATCATCAAGTCTGTGACATTCTAGCGATTGACCAATCTGGTCAAATAACGATTATTGAATTGAAAAATTCAATTGATCGGTACATCATTCAACAGTTAACTCGCTACTTCAATGCAGTAGTAAGCCAAAGACCGTTTCTCGATCAAATTGATTACCAACAACCAGTTCGCCTGATTGCGATCGCCCCCTCTTTTCATGCTCACAATTTAGTCGATCAAGCCTACCATCAGCTTTCCTTTGAGTTGTACACCTTCGCCATTTCAAGCTGTAATCACGGCAAGTTATACTTTGAATTACGAGATTCAGGTGCAGAACAGCTCATCCGATTAGAGATCCCAGAACCGTTTCACCCTCTCATTGATCGCGTTGAGCAGCACAACACAGCTCAACTGGCGATTGCACCTGCGCCACCCAAATCCTTGGCGAACCTACTCAATGCTCTGACACAAGAACAACAAGCGTATGTCTTGTCGATTCGTGAGCAATTGCTGGAATTTGATCCTGCAATGATAGAAGTGGGGAAAACAACTCGCACGATATATGGGTTACGCAAAAACAAGAAGGATATTTACCAAACGAAGCTCTGTGCTGAGATAATTCCCGTTGCTTTGGGAGTGATGCGTCCTCGGCTGCGATTGCAATTACCTTATCTCAAACGCACACTCAGTCGAGTCAGCAGCGACAATTCACAGAAACTCGTCAAAGGATTAACTTGGGTTGAAGTTAGACATCGCCGCGAGTGGGACAAAACAACTGCCATTCAGCTCTTGTTCTACTTCGGTAAAGGTTGCAGCCATCATAGCTACTCACTCAGTCTAGACGAATATTCAAAGGTGTATCAGCAGTTAGCTGGACAATATTGCTCCTTACAATCATTAGAGGATGTGATGATTGTAGCCCTAGAAGAATGGAAAGCCTAGGTTTCAATACAGAAACTTGAGCTTAATTGTGAAAACAAGCAGGAACATGAAACCTGAGCAAATTGTAAAAGCTTTCGGCGTTGCTAAATCTTGGGATGAATGCCGAGGTCTTCAAATTCCCAGCTTTTTCAAAAAACCAAGACTTTCGCCTTATCAACCACATCAAGGAACTCACTTCATCCAAAAATACAGGGTATTGGTTGCCAGCATTAAATTAGCCCAAGCATATCAAGTAGAACAATCACAGATCATTCATACTCTAGATAAGCTAGATGCGTTTATTTTGTCTTAGCAGTCCATCATTAATGAAGCTCTTCTCATACACTCTTCCTCATGAGCTTGATTCCAGCAGGCAGCGTTATCAGTACGATTCTGAAGCATGACTCGAAGCAGACAAGTTACAAGATTGCCCTGCTGCGAGCGATTAATGACATCGTGCTGATGTTCCCCGATCTTCGCAATTCCAATCAAGCGGTTGCCATTCCACTGCGAATGTTGGCGGAACGCTGGGTTGCTTATTACTGGCCGTTTGTGCAGCGAGATTGCTCAATCTGGCAAGGACCGCGATCGTTTCGAGATGGCGTACTTCGCAGTGATCTATCATTTCGCGCCTCGCTGACCATACTCCGAGAACAGTGGGAGCACTTGAATCGAGGATTGGGCAAACCCAGCGATGGGTTCTTTATCGTCAACGAACTGCGCGTTCCCAGAAAGCGACAAACGTATCCGGTCTCATTGCTAGAGGCTTACGATATTACAATCTCCGCTATCCGCAGAACGATCGAGCAACCGATCCGGTACGCTGGAGCGGGCGAATGGAGTGTGTTTGATCGTCCTACTCGCCTTGATCGCTTAGAGGCAACCGTTGTTGCTGTCCCAAGTAGCCGACCCCATGAGCGCTGTGTGGTTGTCTCAGCCGAGTTATGGCAGACGTTTCAATCGATGTCTTTGTGGGTCGAAGCACTGTGTATCCATGAGTGGTGTTTGTTTAGCGAAACGGTCGATGAGCAGGCAGAACGAGGACACATTTATTCGCTGCTCACGGATCGCCCTGATAACCGTCGTCCGCTGACCTGGGAGCGCAACAAAATTGACTTACTGATCCTCGAAGGTCATACCTTTATTTGCCCCTGGACACACCGCGAAATTACTCCAGGTGTTGCCTATGATCTAGACCATCTGATGCCTGTTTCCATTTACCCGATCAACGAGCTGTGGAATCTCGTTCCTGCCGATCCAAAATTCAATTCCCATGTCAAACGCGATCGCTTACCCACCATTGAACGGCTCCAGCAAGCGCAGCCCTATTTTGAACTGGCATACAGTCAATACAGCGCTTCAGAATCCTTGTCCGATGTGCTTCGGGAGGACGCAGAAATCCGGTTCTCGCAGCTACAACAAGACCTTTTTGCTGCATCCTTAGCTCATGCAGTCGCTGATTTCATTGAACAAGTTGCGGAAACTCGAAATTTGAGTCGATTTGGATAAAGGCTGAACCCAGCAGTCTCATCGACGCAATGATTCGCAAGCAACACCATCGCGATCGCGATCCAGCCTAAACGGATCATTTGGAAAAGCCTGAAGTACCCGTTGAGCCTCTTCCCAACTGGAGAAGTCCCCACAATCACAGTCTGAATTGACGCAAGCTGGTAGTGAAGTCGGCTGTTGAACTGGTTTTGAAGACGACTGAGCAGGCTGCGATCGTCCTGCACGAAAATCAGCAGGCATCACGGGATTTGGCTGATTCCAGAACCCTCGCTTATTTTGCCGAGCAGCATTTTCGGCCTGGAGATACTGAGATTGGGTCTCCGAGCAGCCGTTCAAATACTCGCGGTAAACAACGGCTTGTCCTTCTTGAACGAGTGCCAGGTTAATCGATTTTCCATCTACATAAACCTCAGCTACCATGCGTCCGTAGCGATCGGTGGTCACTGGGCGTAGCTGCACCGCTTTTCCTGGAGGCAGCAACTGCTTGAGGCGATTCGCTGCCTGCCGCCCATAAGGAGCCTGCTTTATTTCTGGAGCGTCCACACAGGCTAATCTGACGGTTGATATGCGATGACCTTGCTGCACTCGCATCGTATCACCATCACCCACTGAGACCACTTTGCCAGGTGAACGAACCTGAGCGGTTTCTCTGGAGTTCCGCTCTGCGCTCATTGCGGGTAGACCCATCATCAGCAGAAGTGCGATCGTCGAAATCAATACCTTCTTCATTCATCAATCCAAAACGCCACTCATTCCAGGAATTCCCCAATCAGCGAAGTTTGTCACAGGGGATACCATCCTGATCCCGATTCAGCCCAAACGGAGCATTGGGGTAAGTGTTAAAGCCGCGCTCTGCTTCGACACAGTATGAGAAATCGCTGCAATTACAGTCGCTGTTGATGCAGCTTGATCAGTCATCTGCTAGCTAGTTTAGAGCAAGTGAAGACTCTTAGGTTCAGAATCATTCGGCGTAGAAGTTGAAATGTTACCAAGTGTAACCAAATCACTCCTCTCCAGGAGATTCGCGATCGTTGATTTGAGCAGCGCGATGAAGATTGTGCTGGGTCGGTTGGAGAAGAAGCCTCTATGCTTGGAGTTGAGATCGACCTAGAGGTAGCGTTGGGGATTGGAGAAACTAACGGAATCGAAGCATCTGAGGGCGTTGCTTGGACAACATAAAAAAATTGATTGGTTCGTTGTCGAAAACTCTCAAATTCCTACTGTAGTCTTTACCAAAAGCTCCATAGATCGACCGGGTGAATGCAATGCTCAATAAAATTTCCAGCCAGTATTGGTTAATTGCTGGACTCAGCTTAGTGGGATTAGGCGGCTTATTTGCTCCACGTCTGCTTGCTTCCTCTGTTCCCGTGGGGGTGCCAAAACTGTCAAAGCAACCGTCAGTCGCTGCAAACACCTTGCGATCGCAGCAAGGGATTGACTACGCACCGCTTCAGCAGCTTCTACAGGATAGAAAATGGCAAGAAGCAAATCAATTGACTTCGATTCTCATCCTGAAAGCTGCCCGTCAGGAGCACCAAGGCTACTTGAGAGCCACAGACATCCAGAGCTTAGCTTGTTCAGATTTACAGATTGTTGATCGCCTTTGGAAAAGTACCAGCAATGGGCGTTTTGGATTAAGTACTCAAGCAACTGTTTGGCGAAACCTCAAGGGAGCCAGCTACGAGGATTCCCTACGATTTGAGCAGCAGGTTGGTTGGAACTCTGATCAACCAACGCTGATTAATGATCCTAGCACTGTCCCAGTTGGGTATTTTCCCTTTCGACCCGCAGGTAAGACGGGAATCAAGAATGCGTTCGGCGGCTGGTGGATTCGAGAAATGCCAATCCGATTGCAACAGTGCAACATTAAATAACTGGATGAATGTGGCCGAAGCTTGAAGTCTCCACCAGTTCTCAACAATTCTATGAGCACGCAATTTTACGAGCGTGATTTCCTCCAAAGTAGCCTCTTGCGGACAGCGATCGCGTGTTGATGTCAGCCAGAACATTGTGCAAACGCAGTCGGCTTGCGCTGCGGATAGCAACATTCCTAACGGTGTGATGATGTTACGAGAAGAAGGCTTCACTCAAGACGGGCGAAGATTTGAGAACAAGTTACAATGATAGATTGAGTTCAAAAGTATGACAGAGCGACTGGTATGATTCAGGCACTTGAGAAATTCAGAGCGTCAGAAGACAAGATCACGGTCTACCACGATCGTTCTTGGGAACAGTTCAAACATATTCAGAAAGGACTAGAAGGGTCTCCGGGTGTGAGACTGGCATTTCTCGAAGGAGTGGTTGAGATCTTCATGCCTGGACAACCGCACGAAATTTTCAAGACGATCATCGGTTCTTTGCTTGAGGCGTTCTTTTTGCACTGGAGAATTAGAGTCATTCCAACTGGATCTGTGACTCAGGAGCAGGAAGGGGTTGCCTCTGCTCAAGCCGATGAGTCTTACTGCTTCGGTAGTGTGAAACCGATTCCTGACTTGTCGATCGAGGTAATTTTCACTAGCGGCTCCGCGACGAAGTTGAAACGGTATCAGGCATTAGGTGTCCCGGAAGTGTGGTTTTGGGAAGATGGGCTGTTCACCCTGTATCGGTTGGGAGAGAACGGCTACATTCGGATCTATAAAAGCCAAATTCCTGAATTAGCAGAGCTTGACTTTGAATTACTAACGCAATGCGTTTTAGCAGGTGAAACGGGCTGGTTAGAAGCAGTTATAAGATTTAGAGACGCACTTTCTAAAAACTAAACGAAGGTTATGTGCTGGAAGCTGCTACTACGCCGTATTCATACATGTCGATCGAATATTTTCAGCTTGAAACATCAGCCTAAACTTACTGTGGCTGTCGTTTCGCATGAGTCAGTAAAAGATAGTGTTGACAGCCCCGTGTCTTGAGACCGGGGTGGAAAACGCAACAGGCGGCTTTAGCCGCAGCACTATCTGATTATGCTGACAATGCACACTAAGATAAATGGTACATTTGAATTATTCACTTCTCGACTCAAGGGCGAATTTTCGCTATGGCTAGAAGCAAGACACCATCATTTATCTTGGAACTGCCGTTAGTGGTTGATTCGCAGGCGGATGCTGAATTGTTGCGTCGCTTCCAAGCTGGACGGCAACTTTACAACGGTTGCTTGACTGAAGCAATCAAACGCATGGAGGAGCTTCGCAATTCAGTTGAGTATCAAGCTGCAAAACAACTTCCCCTCAAGTCAAAGCAGCGCTCAGAAGCGTTTAGCAGTGCTCGCAAACAATATCGCTTCACCGATTATGAGATGCAGGCATTTGCTACCGTAATGGGGAATCGCGCTGTTTGGATCGCCCAAAAGATTGATAGTAACTCTGTTCAAACGTTAGCGACTCGCGCCTTTAGAGCGGCGGAACGAGTGTTATTTGGCAAGGCAAAGAAGGTGCGATTCAAAGTCCCAAATCGGTTCAACTCCATTGAAGGGAAGGGGAACACTCACCCTCTGAAGTGGAAAAACAATCGATTACATTGGGGCAAGGGCTTTGAGTTAGAGCCAATCATCGACTGGAAAAATCCAGTTCACCAACATGGGTTGTCGAGCAAAGTGAAGTACTGCCGCATCCTTAAGCGCCAACTCAACGGTAAACGTCGTTGGTTCGTTCAACTTATTCTAGAAGGGCATCCGTTCCAGAAACCCTCTAATTCTATCAGTGAGGGCATCATCGGTTTGGATCTCAACGTGAGTAACGTGGCATTTGTGGCAGATGCACAAGCAGGACTACTACCCTTTGCAAAAAATGTTCCCACCTTCGAGCAGGAGATTGCCGAGATCCAACGCCAAATGCAGCGCTCTCAGCGAGTTGCTAATCCTAACAACTATGAGCCTGACTTTGAGGTACGTCGCGGTCGCAAGATAGTGAAGAAGAAAGGCAAGGTGAGAAAGGGAGCACGAAACTGGGAGCAGTCAAAGACCTACCAGAAGCTTGCTAAGAAAAAGCGCAATCTACAACAGCGTAAAGCTGCTTACACCAAATCCCAAAATCGCAGCTTGGTGAATGAAATTTTGCGGCATGGCAAGGATATCAAAACCGAAAAGGTTTCGGTGAAGGGATGGCAGAAGCGATATGGCAAAGCGATCGCTGTAAAGTCTCCCGGATTTTTCCAGTCTGAATTGAAGCGCAAGGCTGAAAGTGCTGGCGGTTCATTCGTTATGTTTTCGACTCAAACGACGGCACTATCGCAAACGCATCTCAACGGAGACCGAATCAAGAAGTCTCTATCAGAGCGGGTACATCACGATCAAACCGGGGTAGTGATGCATCGCGATTTGTTCTCAGCGTATCTGAGTCGATTTGTCACTGACAACAGACTTGACATGCCAGTAGCGAGAGAAAGCTACGCAGGGTCGGAACCGATCCTGGTTGCCGCATGGCAAGTGTATGAATCCTCGAAACGAGTAGGCGAGTCCGAAAGTCCGCAGCGTCAGTCTCCGGCAGAGAGGATGGCAACAAAGCTAGGAACAGTCAGCCAGGTAAAGCGGAAGCTTAGAAGCTGATTCCAACTCCTAGCCAGAATCTGCCTCGCTTCGGCGGGTGGAGGGGTTCAAGCCGTTCTTTCCCTTTCCGAATGATGTCTTTTGCAGATGCGTTGGAAAATTTTCCGCTGTCTGCCTGAGCTTCTGCTACGGCAAGTCGCTGTCGCAATTCTTCCAGCATAAGAAGTCTCCTGCCTAAAGGCTTACAGTCAGCTATCTTAGCCAGCTTATACAGAATTGAATACCGTATTCTTGGAAAGAGGCATGATTCAATACGTGTTCACCCTGTTTTTGATAGAATGCGCCCCTTGGTCTAGATCCTCTTCCCTCAAGACCTAACGCTAGGGCTATGATTAAGAGCAAGATGGTTGAAACCAGATTCTTCCCTTCTCTCAAAGGCGCGATCGCAATGACTGCAACCTTATCAAAACTGTTTACATTTGAGGAATGGCTTGCTTATGAAGATGGCACCGATGCCCTCTACGAGCTTGATCGTGGGGTGTTAGTTGAAATGGGACAAGCCAGAGGACGACATGGGGACATCATGGAATTCCTCAACGACCAGTTCAAAGCAGAAATTGCCAAAACCAACCTGCCTTGGATCTCTAAAATGGGTGGACAAGTTGCGGTGCGCGTTCCGCAGGTGGGAAGGCGCGATACAAGTCGGGTTCCAGACGTTGTAGTGATGGGAACTGAGCAATGGGTAGAAATGGCAGAGCGGGAAGCGGTCATTGAACTGGATGAACCCCCTCCCCCTTTGGTGGTTGAAGTAGTCAGTACAGGCACTGAGATCACTGACCACCGCAAGAAACGAGCCGAGTACAACATTTTGGGGATCGGTTGCTATATCTTGGTTGACTGGGTGAAAGTGAACCAAAACAAGAAGCCTATGGAGCAGCGAGTCACCGTTCTTACGCTGCGTGATGGACTTTACGACGAAGCCGTTTACCGTGGAGATGAAATTGTTAATATTCCTACGTTTCCAAATCTCAAATTAACGGCAAACCAGATCATTCAGGCAAAACTGTAAGGTCTGTGATTAGCGTGAAACGAACCTTTGAGGGCGTTGCTTGCAGGTGTCAAGCATCGTGCAATCGTCTCAAATTGTTTGTTATTCATCCATAAGATTACTTTTCCGCTCACGAGGATTGACATTTTGGATATGCTCAACAGCAGAAGGTTAAAACATGCTGACAGAAACGTTCAATATCGGCTTCAATGTGATTCGTCCAACTTGGGAAATTGCAGCTTATGAGTCCCTGTGGACCCGATACTCAACTACAGTGCAAATGGCAGCTCTTTTCCAACGATACAGACATGCCTTGCCGTCACAAGTTGCCCAAGCGGAAGGATTTACGATCGCGGAGATTGAACGAGTCAAACATGAGACGGAGCGGCTTATGCCGTTTCGGAAGTATTCTGCTTTGTTCTATGGCGATTTCGAGTACCCAACACGATTGCAGGATGCACAGTCACCCATCGAAGTACTCTACTACAGAGGCAACTTGGATCTGCTTTCCTCGCAGTCGGTGGCAGTAATTGGGTCTCGCAAAGCTACTGCGAATGGAATCGCGCGATCGCGCAAGGTTGCCCGTCTTCTCATAAAAAACGGATTCACCGTGATGTCAGGTCTCGCTGAGGGAATTGATACGGCTGCTCATCAAGAAGCGATCGCGACTGGCGGCAAAACGATCGCAGTCGTTGGCACTGCTTTGAATTGTGTATATCCACGCCAGAATACTTCTCTACACAATGAACTTGTTCGACAGCATCTGGTGGTAAGTCAAGTTCCGTTCGTTCAATATTCCCGACAGGACTATCAGCAAAATCGCGAGTTCTTCCCAGAGCGGAACAAAACAATGTCGGCGTTGAGTTTGGCAACGGTAATCGTGGAAGCGTCAGATACGAGTGGTTGCCTAATTCAAGCTCAAGCTGCGATCGCGCAAGGGCGGAAACTATTCATTCTCAAGTCTTGCTTTGAAAGCGGATTCCGGTGGACTAGGCGATTCCTAGCACTGGGCGCTATTACGATCGAAAACGGGAAAGAATTGTTGGAGCACCTACGGTGATATTGGAAGTTGCTATTTTGGATGTGAAGCCGGAACTGACAGTTGAGTTTGAAACTGCTTTTGAGACCGCCTCAACTATTATTGCTTCGATGCCGGGTTATGTTTCTCATGAACTTCAGTGCTGCCTTGAAAAGCCGTCTCGTTATGTGCTGTTGGTTCGTTGGCAAACGCTGGAAGATCACATCATTGGCTTCCGCCAGTCCCCGCGGTACCAAGAATGGAGATCGCTCCTGCACCACTTCTACGATCCCTTTCCTGTGGTGGAACATTATGAGGCGATTTTCTCTAATGATTCCTCAATCGCTTGATCTCGATCAAAATGAACTTTCCACTTATTTAGAATGCGTTCTAGATTTTCAACATAGCCTAGATGCGATTCCATTTCATCAACAACATTTTTAGGAAGCTTTGCTAAAGCGAACAATAGGACATCTCTAAACTCTTCTGCGGCAGTATAGAGACTATTGACTGAATCAAGTAGATTGTCAGGCACTTCAGGGATATCAGGCAGACTCAACGGCATTCTACCATTCACAGTGAGATATGAAACCTCAACGATTCTATTGGCATACAACGCTTCTAGCGTGATTTGTTCTGAGGCGGCTTCTCGTTGAAAGCTATCGCGTTGGGCATTGATGCCAGCCAGAACAGTACAAACTTGGTCCGCTTGCTCTGATGATACTGAAATTTCTAATTCGCTGTGGAGTCCACCTCCAATTGCTGCGGCAATTAGGCTTTCAAGTGAGGGGGCATCTTACCATCATCTGCTCAAGTGTCTGTGGGTTGTGGAGCGTAACGATTACAGAACAAATGAATTCTCGAATTGCTTCACGATTTTCCATTTCAGTACTCCTGCCAGCAGAATTTTTGGCGTAATCATAGCGCAGTGTTTAGTTGTTATGTACTATATTATTGTTTTTGATGTTTCCGAGGCTACTCTCGACCACAATGTTGAAATCAATTACTGAAATGTATGCAGACGAATACTATGCCCCAATTCCAAAATCCTTTTTGCTTGTCTTGGGCATCAATTCGCGATCGTACTTCATCAGCTTGCCCGACATACAGAATTGGTAGATCATCTGCCTCATCCTGTCGGTAGCCCACCAGAATCTAGACCCCTGTGCGATCGAATTCGATACGAGTGCGAGTGTCTTACCACTTCTCACGCGGAAATACGATCCCTAACCTTGTCCAGTTCATACGATCAATGATTCGCACGCCCTCTGGATCTCCGTCAGGAACAAAAAATTGGATGGTGAAGGGATTCGACCATAGACTCTGGGGAGTGGAAGTGATAATTGATACTCCACTGTACCTGAATTTCCTTCTGCCGCTTTGCGAAAGCGATCTCTGACCCCACCTAGCCTGTTGCTTGATACAACAGTGGGTAGGCTTCAACATTACGAATAATCTGCATGATCGCGGGAGGCAATTTCGGCAAAATCCTTGCCTTCACCGATTCCCGCATTCCCCG
It encodes:
- a CDS encoding GUN4 domain-containing protein, whose product is MLNKISSQYWLIAGLSLVGLGGLFAPRLLASSVPVGVPKLSKQPSVAANTLRSQQGIDYAPLQQLLQDRKWQEANQLTSILILKAARQEHQGYLRATDIQSLACSDLQIVDRLWKSTSNGRFGLSTQATVWRNLKGASYEDSLRFEQQVGWNSDQPTLINDPSTVPVGYFPFRPAGKTGIKNAFGGWWIREMPIRLQQCNIK
- a CDS encoding HNH endonuclease domain-containing protein, which gives rise to MSLIPAGSVISTILKHDSKQTSYKIALLRAINDIVLMFPDLRNSNQAVAIPLRMLAERWVAYYWPFVQRDCSIWQGPRSFRDGVLRSDLSFRASLTILREQWEHLNRGLGKPSDGFFIVNELRVPRKRQTYPVSLLEAYDITISAIRRTIEQPIRYAGAGEWSVFDRPTRLDRLEATVVAVPSSRPHERCVVVSAELWQTFQSMSLWVEALCIHEWCLFSETVDEQAERGHIYSLLTDRPDNRRPLTWERNKIDLLILEGHTFICPWTHREITPGVAYDLDHLMPVSIYPINELWNLVPADPKFNSHVKRDRLPTIERLQQAQPYFELAYSQYSASESLSDVLREDAEIRFSQLQQDLFAASLAHAVADFIEQVAETRNLSRFG
- a CDS encoding thermonuclease family protein; this translates as MKKVLISTIALLLMMGLPAMSAERNSRETAQVRSPGKVVSVGDGDTMRVQQGHRISTVRLACVDAPEIKQAPYGRQAANRLKQLLPPGKAVQLRPVTTDRYGRMVAEVYVDGKSINLALVQEGQAVVYREYLNGCSETQSQYLQAENAARQNKRGFWNQPNPVMPADFRAGRSQPAQSSSKPVQQPTSLPACVNSDCDCGDFSSWEEAQRVLQAFPNDPFRLDRDRDGVACESLRR
- a CDS encoding Uma2 family endonuclease, which translates into the protein MIQALEKFRASEDKITVYHDRSWEQFKHIQKGLEGSPGVRLAFLEGVVEIFMPGQPHEIFKTIIGSLLEAFFLHWRIRVIPTGSVTQEQEGVASAQADESYCFGSVKPIPDLSIEVIFTSGSATKLKRYQALGVPEVWFWEDGLFTLYRLGENGYIRIYKSQIPELAELDFELLTQCVLAGETGWLEAVIRFRDALSKN
- a CDS encoding Uma2 family endonuclease → MVETRFFPSLKGAIAMTATLSKLFTFEEWLAYEDGTDALYELDRGVLVEMGQARGRHGDIMEFLNDQFKAEIAKTNLPWISKMGGQVAVRVPQVGRRDTSRVPDVVVMGTEQWVEMAEREAVIELDEPPPPLVVEVVSTGTEITDHRKKRAEYNILGIGCYILVDWVKVNQNKKPMEQRVTVLTLRDGLYDEAVYRGDEIVNIPTFPNLKLTANQIIQAKL
- a CDS encoding DNA-processing protein DprA, yielding MLTETFNIGFNVIRPTWEIAAYESLWTRYSTTVQMAALFQRYRHALPSQVAQAEGFTIAEIERVKHETERLMPFRKYSALFYGDFEYPTRLQDAQSPIEVLYYRGNLDLLSSQSVAVIGSRKATANGIARSRKVARLLIKNGFTVMSGLAEGIDTAAHQEAIATGGKTIAVVGTALNCVYPRQNTSLHNELVRQHLVVSQVPFVQYSRQDYQQNREFFPERNKTMSALSLATVIVEASDTSGCLIQAQAAIAQGRKLFILKSCFESGFRWTRRFLALGAITIENGKELLEHLR
- a CDS encoding helix-turn-helix transcriptional regulator; amino-acid sequence: MKLHPYSESDTFIRLMLLIATFVHHPGVGATPAIGANGTHDAMQLVLAQMQHVAHTLGFALPDYSVHTLRKDLKTLRQYGILDQRMYRWGYYLGTGALTQSELSIALQALAAQAQGDAALKQTYETLERRLRGLNLELEGQLLYPVRTQLQRSIIYTDPVEMMQQGHYRQTLFDHIERLQSAILQGLPIELCQRSNPYVPEETGQRLRVYGLQLVYADIAWYLLCEHLDNEHLSIVRLDRLSDHFQILNPQGRGLEQQFQSLQIAHQLLTTGWGLYLGSVEAQQQERLAQLEPIAVLVRFFPPVVDFILEGERRHPTQKVRRGKHGSYVDYHVTLPERSLSEFLHWVNRFMGAAEILAPASLQERHYQSAIALVQRYET
- a CDS encoding PDDEXK family nuclease, producing MEDFVWNNLSALFNLKGLARQYSLHHQVCDILAIDQSGQITIIELKNSIDRYIIQQLTRYFNAVVSQRPFLDQIDYQQPVRLIAIAPSFHAHNLVDQAYHQLSFELYTFAISSCNHGKLYFELRDSGAEQLIRLEIPEPFHPLIDRVEQHNTAQLAIAPAPPKSLANLLNALTQEQQAYVLSIREQLLEFDPAMIEVGKTTRTIYGLRKNKKDIYQTKLCAEIIPVALGVMRPRLRLQLPYLKRTLSRVSSDNSQKLVKGLTWVEVRHRREWDKTTAIQLLFYFGKGCSHHSYSLSLDEYSKVYQQLAGQYCSLQSLEDVMIVALEEWKA
- a CDS encoding antibiotic biosynthesis monooxygenase family protein — translated: MILEVAILDVKPELTVEFETAFETASTIIASMPGYVSHELQCCLEKPSRYVLLVRWQTLEDHIIGFRQSPRYQEWRSLLHHFYDPFPVVEHYEAIFSNDSSIA